The genomic region CATTTTCAACAAATGTTGGAATTTTTAGTTCTTCTGAGATAGAATGTGCTAATTCAAAGTTGTGAAATGGAAGGTTTGGTGCATATCTTACAATTCCATGGTCTCTATCTATTGATCCCGGAGAACCAATTCCTATACCTTCCACCCTATTTAGATTATCTTCAGCAACTAATTTTATTGTTTTTATAATGTTTTCAGTAACCTTTTTAGCCCCAAGATTAGCTTCTGTTGGGATAGCAACTTTGTTGATAATTCCTTTGTCTTTTGAAACCAGTCCTGTTTTTATTTCGGTTCCTCCAAGGTCAACTCCAATTAAATACATTATACTCTCTCCCTTCTTTCTTAATCTGTTAATTGTAATTTTAACATATTTATGTAGTATAATAAAAATGAAACTATTTAAAATTTAATTTTGTAGATTAAAGATGATAATTTTTGAGGTGATTATATGAATGTTGGTATTATTGTTGCTGCTGGTAAAGGCGAAAGGACAAAATTAACTTATCCTAAACAATTTTACCAGATTTTGGATAAAAGTTTGTTAAGAATTGCATTAGAAAAATATGAATATTCAAAATTAATAGATAAGATAATTGTAGTTGCCAATGAAAATTTTATGGAAAAAACGAAAAAAGAATGTTATGGAATTAACAAAGTGTATGATATAATTAAGGGAGGAGATTCCAGACAGGAGTCTGTATTTAATGGCTTGAAATATATATATAACGTTTTTGGTTTTGATGTTTCTATTGTATCAATTCACGATGCGGCAAGACCTTTTGTTAGTATTGATAAAATTGATGAAAGTATAGAAATTGCTATTAAAAACGGTTCGGCAGTTTTAGCTTTGCCTGAAAAAAATTCTGTTTCTCATGTGATAGGGGATGTTATAGATAAAATTTTAGATAGAAATGAGATATATTTACATCAAACACCACAAACATTTGATTTTCAAAAATTATATAAAGCGTATATGAACTTTGAGAATGAATTAAAAAGTTTTACAGATGATGCGAGTATATTTCACAAAGCGGGAAATTTTGTAAGAATTATTCCAGGTGAAGAATATAATATAAAAATAACAACGGATTTTGATATAAAATTTGCAAAATGGTTAATAAAGGAAGGTAAAATAAATGTTTAAAATTGGAGCTCACATGAGTACTTCTAAAGGATTTCACAAGGTGCCAGAAGCAACG from Marinitoga aeolica harbors:
- the ispD gene encoding 2-C-methyl-D-erythritol 4-phosphate cytidylyltransferase, with translation MNVGIIVAAGKGERTKLTYPKQFYQILDKSLLRIALEKYEYSKLIDKIIVVANENFMEKTKKECYGINKVYDIIKGGDSRQESVFNGLKYIYNVFGFDVSIVSIHDAARPFVSIDKIDESIEIAIKNGSAVLALPEKNSVSHVIGDVIDKILDRNEIYLHQTPQTFDFQKLYKAYMNFENELKSFTDDASIFHKAGNFVRIIPGEEYNIKITTDFDIKFAKWLIKEGKINV